From the Drosophila willistoni isolate 14030-0811.24 chromosome 2L unlocalized genomic scaffold, UCI_dwil_1.1 Seg168, whole genome shotgun sequence genome, the window TGTCGGGATCAACAAAGTTTTTTGAGTGGTATACGCTTTGATCCACGTACCCTTCATCTTCCAGACAGTTGTATGCCCTCCAACAATCCGACATAATGGTCGTTTTGGCTTTATGTAATTTTGAATTACCTCAAGCAGGGTTTTAGCGGTGCGGTTGGGGACAGCGACAGGGAAGCATCGCTGTGTTCCCCTTTCAACCCCACCGAAAACCCACGGGCTCTCAACAACTCTACCTCTGTTGTATTTCCGCTTCCCGAATTTTGCCTCGTCGATTTCAACGATTCGGCCTTCACCCCCCAGTGTTTCCATATCTTCTTCTACCATTCATATCTTCTTCTACCATTTTTAGGTATACCTCCCGAATAAATTTTTTCCATTGGACAATTGTCCTACTGGACATCCCATGCTCATCTTCATTGAACTGCTCTGCTCCATATTAGCCGCTACTAAAAGCTCTATAAGGTAGCAGAACTTTCCCAGACTTAATTTGGATTGCTCAAAAATCGTGTCTTTCCTAAAACtttccaaaaaatttacaCATGTTATAAATTTGCCGATGATTCTGTACGAATCGGTATTGACGTTGACATCGGAAATTAAAATCCTTGATCAATGTCGCTGGTTTACACCAGGAGGTACAATTTACTGTCCTTCAAAGTGCTTTATGAGCAAACAATAATTCATAGAACTCATCATCCgtcattttgattttttttttttagttttctatttttggttttggttttttcttttttaattttattttgaaatgaactcttttttgttctttaatcagtattttatgtcttatttttaagtaatatttttcatctttttttcGCTGTACTGGGTTGGAGaagaaaaatggaaattaaCAATACGGTTTAAGTTgcccgcaaaaaaaaaacacttcgAAATAGGCGCCAAAAAACAAGACAGTCTGGCAACGCCACAACCTAGAATAACTGTGTTAACCAACACTAAAATGCAATTTAGctgatttttaaaaattttgggaaaataatggcgaaatgagggctattaaaattaaaatatgctatTTACCAAAAATTTTAGTGCGCAGTTTTGGACttgacaatttgggacaaatcttgtaaaatctaatttttctaaattagattcCTACTTGCCACGAACCgagaaaacatttatttatttatttatttatactgtGATTGGGCAGTGATTGTAAATTAAAGCCAATCTTCTTACTAGCTATAGCTACTAACAAATGAactaattgatttttgtttaaatctacttaaatatttatttacagtAGTTGttcttatatattaataattttattacctttaatatttacatataattCAAGTCATTTTTTGTATCTTTCAAATTTAAGGGGGGGGTTTTATATTTTGTGGTATGTATATGTTGGttgcttttaaaaatttgattagTGCAGTGATATTTTTGTTGGAGGGGTAAGCTATGGTTTCGTAGGGGTTTGGGTGCAGGAATTGTGTTCTTGCTCGATTAAGATCTCTGCATTCTGCGATTATATGGTTAATTGTTAGGGTGGTGTTACAAGAATGGCACATTGGTATGGGGTCTCTGTTTAGTATGTAACTATGTGTGAGTGCCGAGTGTCCCAGGCGAATTCTTGCAAATTTTATAAGGTCTACTCTATTATTAACTGAGGAGTATTCGCTTATTGAGAGTTTTGTGGAGTTGGCTCTTCTATAGTGTGGGGAGGATTGTTGCCATAGCTCGTCCCTGTACTGTTTGAAGAGTTTTGTTAGGAGTTTTTGTGTGTCTTTTGTATTGTAGTTGTTCTTAAATGTCAAGCGGTAGAGAAGAGCTTGGCGTGCTGCTCTGTCCGCTGTTTCATTTCCCGCTATGTTGATGTGTCCTGGTACCCATATTAGTATTAATTTTGGATATTTGTAGGATATGATGTCTCGAATTGTGGAACAGTAGTAGTTGTGGTTGTTGATGTTTTCGATCGACTTTAGAGCTGAGAGTGAGTCTGTGCAGATTGCATGATGTCGGTTTGATTGTTTTGCCAGTAAGCATGCGTCTAAAATAGCTGAGATTTCAGCAGTGAAGATGGAGCTGTGGTTGGGTAATTGGGAATATTTTATGATTTCCGTTTCGGTGGTTATGCTGTAAGAGGAACCAGAGTCTGACTTAGAACCGTCAGTATATATGAACTTGAATTCTTTCATTACGTCTTTTAGTTCAATGAATTTTTTCTGGAATACTGATGGGTGTGTGTTTGGTTTAGTAGTTTTATGTAAAGACATGTTTAATGCATTAGGGTTAAACAACCAAGGGGGGAATCTGAGTTTCCTAGATGGGATCGGGTGGACATTTATACTATGTAGTgaacaaatgtttaaaatcCTATGTAGTAAGGAGGGTACTTTAGGTTTGGTTTTTgagattttgattttttgtaaGATGGGGTAAATTGGTGAGTTTGACGCCTTTGCTATTAAAGTGAATGTTTTTGCTGTCATGAATTGAGTTCTTATTTCGATTGGCATCAATTCTGCTTCGTATAGTAGATTTTTAATGGGGGAAGTTCGATACGCTCCTAAGGCGAATCTTAGTGCAGCGTGATAACAAGTTTTGAGTCTGACCAGAATTGATGGAGGGCTGTTTCCGTAGAAGGGTAGGCAATAATCTATCTTTGACATAAGTGCTTTGAACGTGAGAATTAGGGTTTTGGTGTCACAATTGTATAACATAAATAAGGCTATCTAatatattatacaaaataatattCTCTAATCCATCATATACACGATGGAtctatttggaaaaaaaattgtcagAATTGagattcgaatgcattcgaatcatagcaactcattgtctcactttctaactcattcaattcgttttgtttcgtttgaatgttgtgcgactgatTTTTACGTAGCACACTCATTTActtgaaattgattttcaaagtcattcaattcattcatttggatttgaatgttgttaactcgaattgatttttctatcattcgTGCAGCTCTCTAATCTTTACCATATAtgcttttgcattttgaaaatttgactggcaaaatatttcaattaatattgaaaattatttaaccCAATTATTTGCCCGCTGAAGATTGTAATTCCTTTGGTTTTTTActcaaataaatattcatattcttgcattttctcaaaaaccaaactaaaacaaatattatttataagtTTTCCTGAAAGATCTTTCGCTTATAATCAAAAGTAATGGTATGggttttgaaataaattttcttgAAGTTtccagccaaaaaaaaattaacatttatttatttcaacgttttacaaaaaataatgACAATAATCTTAAGTGATATATAAACTAATGTATTGTGTATAAAGACTTGATGTCGattaaataatcataataTGAAAGAATTGTGTAAATGTGATGAAACAAATCGATGATGATGTCAAATATTATAGTATTATATGTCAAAATAACAAGATATATTATGTATTGTGTATATTGCTAAGATAAAGTTTTCCTTATTATAAGTATATGATTATATTTAGCTGGATGTAGCCACAGGGTCTGGGATATTAGCCGTAATTATGTCTTCTCTTCTGGTCCCggggttttttttggtttttggttttttgttttatttacttttctcATTTGCCATTGTCTCtagtttttcaattattttgttcATGTCCATGTCTTTGGCAATCTTAAGATACATGGTCCTTCTAACCTCGAGGAAAGATAGCCATTGGGGCAACTCCTTGGCCAGCAGCTTAAGATGCGCCTCAATATCCTGCGGTGTTAAACTTGTCCGGtagctattttgaatcttttcgATAACGAACTCAAGAGTGCGAGTGCTTCTGGGGGGTTTGGTGATGAATGCATGGTGCAAGTGACGCGCCAGTTCCGGCAGTCGCGTATATTTGGTGGCCTCCTGATCCTGTGATGGACGTCGTGTCATCGCATCTAAAGCTTTGGCTGCCTGTTTGGCTCGTATTTTCTCTATAAGAGATTTGGGCAGACCCTTTAGAAGATTGGGAGTTGCATCAGATGGGGCCGAACACTCTTTTACTGTGGGCGTGGCTGTGCTAGTCTCCTGTATTGCAGTTGATGATGTGGCACTTAAGGTTTTCGAAGTCGCGGTGGCAACCTCCGCTTCTGCCCGGTCCTTTTGCAATTTAGCCTCATACCGATCCATGGCCCGTTCCATAGGCGTTGCACAATTAAAGAGATTTCGAGCCGTGGATAGTATATCTTTGGCTGAAGAGTACTTCTCCACATTTGGCGGTTGAGGCAGTGCACCCAGTTCGACCTCTGGGCAGCTCTCCAAATCGAACTGCGGATGCCAGCGTGTCAAGGCCTTGTCAATAACAATAGGTGGGTCTAAGGATTGGACAAAACTCTTATGTGTTTCCATGACACGCCCGAGGAGCAACTGGTGGAAACGTTGAATGCGAGCCGTCATGACATGTGGATTCATAGACGTCGACTGGGCCGACGCGAGCACATCGTCCTCGTCGATCTTATTCATTCGCTGCTGTTCCGGCAACTGCTCAACATTCGGACTGATGACCAGTTGAAAATAATCAGTCTTCGACACCGATCCAAAGTTTCGCATCTTCATCTGGCTAAAGATGTAAGCGTCCGGATAAACGTGCTTGATTTGGGCCAAGTGCGATTCGGTAAAATTTTTGCGCAACATTCGCTGCACGGCTGGCTTCAGCTTCTTAAAGGTGATACATTCCTTGCGGTTGTGGAACATGGCCACCACCGAGTCTAGGCCCTTGAAAATATCTAGCAAATGCCGATACTTGAATGGCAATGGCAGTTGTCCCGCCTTGCTGGTCTCCACAAGGCTGGCAAAGCGTTTATAAGCCGGCGGCTCCACCAATTTGACAGGTGAACCATTCTTGGCCGGACTGAAGAGCAAACGCTTCGATACATCCGTGTGACGTGGCGACATAAGTTCATTTTTGCCAGGTGTGGGTGGTGGCAGTTTTGTGGGtgttttgaattgtttgagGGGGCTGCaatgaaaatataataaaaatgctTGTTAAAGAAAATTGATCAAATGATCATTCAAGAGAATGCAAATTTAATTGGCTAAAACAGAACACAACCTATATTTCACATGCAAATTGTGTATCTAAAGGATAATGTTACAAAATAGGGATTTTTTCGACTATTACAAACTTTAGCTAAAACTAAACCTTTGAGAAACATTTAGAAGACTATGTAAATATTGataaaactacaaaataaTAAGCACTTAATTGTTAAATGAAACATTTATGGAATGCTTGTGGGCTAAAAAATGACAATGACTAGTTTAAGTACTTAGGCTCATTTCCCGCCTACCGTATAATTCTTCAAACAGACTCAATCTAGAATATGTTCGAAATTTCATGAATAATATCCATCCTCATTTTCTATTACACTGTGATAGTCGAAAGGATTTGTAGACTGTCCAGTTCTGTGAAACTTTGTTGGAAAACCTTCATTATTTTCACCTTCcacaaaaaattgtataatttttgATGCAGTTAGATTCACAATTCGATTGTTTTAGGTTATTTTGAGTACTAAATAAGTAGATTTGTTTAAGATCTCTGCTTAACTGATCTGAAATATAATTCAAGTCTACAATTTGAAGCTCTTTAGGCATTTCTAAAATgataatttgaaataaattaacaacCTAATATTGTAATGGCTCGTGTTTAAAATCTTGATATGCTTCGAAATTGAAATGATTTATGTATACTTCAAactcatttaatttaaatggaTAGTTAGTTGAATAAGGGAAAGCAATTGCATGCCAAGTATGAGTCatgttattaattttaaaacttaTCAAAACTGTTTAATTTAAGAGATGGTTGAAGAGAACTGAAATTTTAATGTGCTGGTATGAGTCAATagtgcaatttttttgttaatgcATAAAGTCTTTTCATGATCCTAGTTAAACTACTTTATAGGTTTTTCACTCTCGACCATAAGAAGGATAATGCAAAGTGAGAATGACTATTGCTAGTTGTAGATATAAATGGATGTAGATGGTAAAAATCTTTTTGTTTCGGATATATTCTTTTTCTTCATATGTGTTTAtaatttcttttcaaaaagaaaagttacaaaGCATCATTCCAACAGGAACCTCTAATATGCAGGAATTTGTGTTCATGGTTGTGAGATAAGGATAACAACCCCAGACAAAGAAGAAACCGTTACAAAGTCATTTCCACTACCTGAGTTTCACACATTCCAATGCAAGGGATCAATTGGAAAAATCAACCCCCGAAATGCAAGGGAATGGAATAGACAGCAGGGAAGGTCAGGCATAAGAGAAAACTCTATGCGAAGGGTAAACATTGCGCtacatcacacacacacatacagacgaCGATACACATATGAAAACCTCTATTTAAGAAGCAATGCAACATAAATTCAAGTACATGTAAATTTTTCATAAAACGTCACGAACAACAAGTACAACAAGCAGAAGAATCGCAAGTTGGTTCGTTTGGTGAAAATGCGGCATCAGCAATTGGACGCTTGAATAATAACCGAGGCGAGGCGACCCACCATACTCAGTCTCGGACGAcctcgatatatatatatatatatatatatatgtatatacatatatgtatgtataaaataaaatgatgtTACCCGGTTTTTTTGCTAGCTCTACTCTATGTTTCTGTTTACGAGAATTCTAGGCCAAGAATAGGGTATGAAGTTTTGTTGTCTCACCTTGTGAGCACCTCCAGCTCAATGGTATCGAACTCCTTCAGCTGTACTCCCATTTGCGATGCCTTTGAGGGGGATGGACCGGCCTCACGAAGACGTCGATTGCGCTCCTCTTGTTCCTTTCGTTGCTTCTCTAGGGCAGCTTTACGAGCCAACACAGCCTTTAACTCCTGCAGCTTGGCACTGCGGCTGATCTTGGTCTTGACCTCATCAAATGTCAGTTGACGCTTGAGATCATTGCCAGGCGCCACTTTGATGGGCGAGGCATCCTTTAGGATTTGTTTGGTTGGCGTTCGCATTCCTCGCTGAACATTATCGGCATTTTGCTTGCACACGAATGCCAAATTAGTTTTGGGTGTCTGTTCATTAGTTTTTTGGGAATAAACTGATATATCCTCTTCATCGATCTTGCTGGGAGTGGGCGGTTGCTTGCGAGGTGAGAGATTTCCCTTTCGGATGAACTGTACCAGTTTGGGCTGTTTAATGTGTGACTCAATCTTGCTAATGGGTTTCTTTTTGCTCGCCGAGTCTTGAGGAGTAGAGGCAATAAGTTTGACTTGGCGACCAGAACGGGTGCGTATACCATTGGCCATCGCCTTGAGACTATCAATATCAGCATCTTGGCCTGTGGGAGTTGATGATACTCCAGATATATTTTGGGGGGCAGCGATTTCAGCGGGTTCCGCCAGACGCTGGAAAAAGAGGCACGCATGAGCAAAATGGCCGCAGGATAAGC encodes:
- the LOC6652521 gene encoding DNA replication factor Cdt1, producing MAQPSVAAFFSNRKRAAVDDATTIKNRRLAEPAEIAAPQNISGVSSTPTGQDADIDSLKAMANGIRTRSGRQVKLIASTPQDSASKKKPISKIESHIKQPKLVQFIRKGNLSPRKQPPTPSKIDEEDISVYSQKTNEQTPKTNLAFVCKQNADNVQRGMRTPTKQILKDASPIKVAPGNDLKRQLTFDEVKTKISRSAKLQELKAVLARKAALEKQRKEQEERNRRLREAGPSPSKASQMGVQLKEFDTIELEVLTSPLKQFKTPTKLPPPTPGKNELMSPRHTDVSKRLLFSPAKNGSPVKLVEPPAYKRFASLVETSKAGQLPLPFKYRHLLDIFKGLDSVVAMFHNRKECITFKKLKPAVQRMLRKNFTESHLAQIKHVYPDAYIFSQMKMRNFGSVSKTDYFQLVISPNVEQLPEQQRMNKIDEDDVLASAQSTSMNPHVMTARIQRFHQLLLGRVMETHKSFVQSLDPPIVIDKALTRWHPQFDLESCPEVELGALPQPPNVEKYSSAKDILSTARNLFNCATPMERAMDRYEAKLQKDRAEAEVATATSKTLSATSSTAIQETSTATPTVKECSAPSDATPNLLKGLPKSLIEKIRAKQAAKALDAMTRRPSQDQEATKYTRLPELARHLHHAFITKPPRSTRTLEFVIEKIQNSYRTSLTPQDIEAHLKLLAKELPQWLSFLEVRRTMYLKIAKDMDMNKIIEKLETMANEKSK